In the genome of Cryptomeria japonica chromosome 8, Sugi_1.0, whole genome shotgun sequence, one region contains:
- the LOC131054844 gene encoding uncharacterized protein LOC131054844 isoform X1 codes for MRKLDLGGMRRLRSIIIHKCKDLTMLEGMEKLQQLAWLQISEVNKMFKLPVLSSLEGLQHLEIDIAGRQVVNRLGDLSGCVFLREIKVRCPSLLDFPRLNGLPHLEKVEFSVCDKVKGPLDCRECVELQNIVIDSCSQMASLPLLVGCKKLFKIVLWECDAVKACPDIDVPSALKTLELFVSSKAATASQSLESCYTLQILKLCYMVELRELPSFRLLSNLTVLKLDKCGIREPPDLTCCVLLEDVYFFTLIHLKRFPNFSLLRSLKKLTLYDCWRVEDPPDISGCHELQVFHLVYNDNMKGLPNMGDFQRLEEIKLSWHSYKEIDVDSSEFHVDLQPYEDLQSRLEHFKDENFSNLSDVSIPGALKEWQWLKNQTILGKRYVRGGKTYYSITAPYELRKRSQFSEKLLVETIGRANFKRAAFKYSNLFYRTEVMYTVRQSIVGQCSMVLIIFVVVVCTLLARGEWLRDRIVDISRGEWLSYSIEWLRDHIVNISRGEC; via the coding sequence ATGAGAAAGCTTGACTTGGGCGGGATGCGTCGTCTCAGAAGTATTATTATACACAAATGCAAAGACTTGACTATGCTTGAAGGTATGGAGAAATTGCAACAGCTGGCGTGGCTTCAGATAAGCGAggtaaataaaatgtttaaacttccGGTGCTAAGCAGCCTCGAAGGCTTACAACATCTTGAGATTGACATTGCAGGCAGGCAGGTGGTCAATCGGCTGGGAGATCTTAGCGGCTGCGTTTTTCTGAGAGAGATTAAGGTTCGTTGTCCATCCCTCTTGGACTTCCCAAGGTTGAATGGTTTGCCGCATTTGGAGAAAGTGGAATTTAGTGTGTGTGATAAAGTGAAGGGGCCTCTCGACTGTAGAGAATGTGTGGAGCTTCAAAATATTGTCATCGACAGTTGCTCCCAGATGGCTTCGTTACCGCTCCTGGTTGGATGTAAGAAACTATTCAAAATTGTATTGTGGGAATGTGATGCAGTGAAGGCATGTCCAGATATAGATGTGCCAAGTGCTTTGAAGACACTAGAGTTGTTTGTTTCATCAAAAGCTGCTACGGCGTCCCAAAGTTTAGAGTCTTGTTACACACTACAAATACTTAAACTATGCTATATGGTTGAACTAAGGGAACTTCCCAGTTTCAGACTTCTATCAAATTTGACTGTGCTCAAACTTGACAAGTGTGGTATAAGGGAGCCACCAGACTTAACATGTTGTGTCTTGTTGGAGGATGTTTACTTTTTCACGCTGATACATTTAAAAAGGTTTCCTAACTTCTCACTATTGAGGAGTTTAAAGAAGTTAACTCTTTATGATTGCTGGAGGGTTGAAGATCCTCCTGATATTAGTGGCTGCCATGAATTACAGGTATTCCATCTAGTCTATAACGACAATATGAAAGGACTTCCAAACATGGGAGATTTCCAACGGTTGGAGGAAATCAAATTGAGTTGGCATTCTTATAAGGAAATTGATGTCGATAGTTCTGAATTCCATGTGGATCTTCAACCTTATGAGGATCTTCAATCTCGTCTGGAGCACTTTAAAGACGAAAACTTCTCGAACTTAAGTGATGTAAGCATACCGGGAGCATTGAAAGAGTGGCAGTGGCTAAAGAACCAGACAATACTGGGGAAAAGGTATGTCCGTGGGGGAAAGACCTATTATTCTATTACAGCTCCGTATGAATTGCGGAAGCGAAGCCAGTTTTCAGAGAAATTATTGGTCGAAACTATTGGAAGGGCAAATTTTAAACGCGCTgcattcaaatattcaaatttattttatagAACAGAAGTGATGTATACGGTAAGGCAGTCAATAGTTGGGCAGTGTTCTATGGTTCTTATAATATTTGTGGTTGTAGTGTGTACATTGTTAGCAAGGGGAGAATGGTTAAGGGATCGCATTGTTGATATAAGCAGGGGAGAATGGTTAAGTTATTCTATTGAATggttaagggatcatattgttaaTATAAGCAGGGGAGAATGTTGA